The Pangasianodon hypophthalmus isolate fPanHyp1 chromosome 20, fPanHyp1.pri, whole genome shotgun sequence genomic sequence caacGGCTCTCTTGaactcccagccacagatggataacaactgGTGAAACGGCAAATGCTTTTCACTCAGGAGCCGATATTCAGCtaagaaaaatgaagaatgtGTACAagactgtttttaaataactaatgttttataaattttcTTTGGCCAAAGTGTCTTTTTGTTTTCAAGAATTAAAATACTACATCTGGTATTGGTATCAAAGTTAAAATCTTGGTATTGTAACAACCCTAACTGTATACTACTCAGGAAATACCATTTTGTAACATGGATCATGATGCATCCTTCTCCACCATATAGATTACTCTGATGGCTGTGAGGCAAGTAATACACGATCAATGGCAATTCAGGGCATAGTTACTAAGCAAATAAGGAAAACTTCTGTCCATCAACAAATGCTTGTCAATTACTATCATGTTAACTTGGTTAGCTTTATACCACTAGtcattttttgctttaattgtGATCGTGTGcttagttctgtgtttgtcaaTTACCCATGTGATCACTGATGACACAGTCTTTCTTTGTTCAGCAACATCAGAGCTTTCGAGGGTGATGACGCAGGACATTTCTGATctactgtgtgatgtgtgtgtttgaaagtcTTCCACCAATCTCACCCCGAACgttttaatgaaaaatcctATGTGCTGTagcttaaaaaaatgtattctcaTACTGGCCCCCATAAATAGACAACTAGTCTGTCTGATGAGCATGCCCAAGTAAGTTTGAAAGAACCACACATCATAGAAAGTACACACTAACCTTTCCCTGTTGAGCATAAATCTTACCTCACTGTCGTTTTCTTCATAAAATGGTGACTGATCATCTGAGTCACTGTACTGTGGAACAAAAGTTGATTATAGAACAAATTATGcgtatatttcttttgtttataatCAAAGTAAAGAACTGTCAATAATTAATGTCAATATCACCTGTGATTCCTTAAAGTCTGGCAGTGATGGCTGAAAAAGAATTGTAAAAGACAACTTCAGTGATCTTCATACTATTATGTACAATGTACAAAAGGTATACATCTTTTTCCTAAAGTCTAAATCTGTAGCAGAAGCCAGTTTCGTATTTCCAGCTGTAGCACTGTTTGTATATTCAGTCTTCATCAGCTAGggaattgtgttttttttaaacagaaaataatgcaaTACAGCGATCAGAGGTTTTACAAATTTTAGAATTTGAGAGACGACCATTTAGCAAACTCCATTCCTCAGCTTGGTAGAAGATATTAGGTTATGGCTTTAATTTAACTAACATGGGAGAATAGTATTCACTACACTATATAGGcaattttttctttcagtgaaTACTATACAAATACCTGATTTCATACTTGCTCAGatgattatgcattttaattctACAGCCCAAAGTGCTTTTGATTAACAGAATTTCCAGGCATCAGTATTCTGTATACTTGACTCTGATCTGCTAATGCAAAAGGTTAACTAAAAAACTTCAATTACTAATCATCTATGAAATAAAAGGGTGCTATtgttgtttaatacatttttagagACCATAAACTGAATACCATGATGTAAATGGTATTGAATACCATGGTGTGGAGGAAAACTATTAGCCATGGCTACATAAGCATCAATTCTGCCTACAAGTTCACAAGTTTACAACttcaaatttgaaaaaaatgtattaacttAGCGCACTCGATGAGctatattcagagttgaatcGTACTACTGCACTAGTGCAGGATGTACTAAAGTGTCATGGCCAGTGCCTGTTGGCTTTTTAAGAAACTCATCAATAGAAGGAGGACAAATCTAGAGAGGAAAGGTTTGCTTACCTTGGAGACTGTGTTAATAGTTTCTATTCTGTCTGGTCTCTGTAGAAAACAATAACTTTTAAGTTTCACACAGCGACTTTCcacaaactatttttaaatattcaaaatcaaTAGTGCTGCAATTATCAGTTATCAGTTTATTactaaaaaattacaaatactcgttcaaaaaaaaaaacttattcagctttcatattaataaaaacttGAAGTCAAGGCACTAACAGTACAGGACAGTATTAGAACGTCATACATACATGGACTACTGAACCACACTGTGCCAGAGGAAGCACATCATCCGCTCTCCtctggaaaagaaagagaggagaaggTGAAAGAGAAGaccaacaaaaaatacaaactaaaaGACAATAATCAAATCTTTTCCTCTGTTCTTTCAGCAATCCTCATCACCTTGAGGGATGGACACAAGCACTTCCGCTTACGGCACCTAATAGGTCTTCGGTACTGAGGGTTCTGTTTTCCATTCCTGCAGCTGGCACAAACTCCACAGTCCTCAGTGAGCTGACATGCTCGACAAAACCCACAGGGAAGCCACTGAGAACAGAGTCAAAGTTTACATCTGCATCTTAAAAAATACTTCTAACAATTAGTATGCCAAGCACTTAGCATTACTTACTTTTCTAAATGTAATGTTGCGGTTATCTTTAGCTACACAAAGGGagtgggagaaaaacaaaatgaatcctaaacgttaaaaaaatgtatcttaAACAATCACAAAGGCTAGAGATACACTACTTTTTATAAcaactttcacttttttgtgCTAAGGTGTACTAACATATGGAAGTATTTTACAAATTCATTATTAAGCACTTTTCTGGATAAAAATGCTGTCATGTAAATAACCACTTGTTGCACTTTTATAATTAACAACAAACATTTAGTTACTTACAGGCATTGCATGCTTTACTGCATTTTTCACACATAGTCTGTCCCTCTACACTTGTAAACGAGTTCCTACATCTTACACAGATGCTGAGACAAAAGAATGCAAAGAGAGAATCAAAggttttgcactgtttttttccccccaatattcccaatttaaaaacacaaaccacaTATATGCtaggggtgtaaacctcaggcttccacacgaTACAATATCATTTCGATTCATAAGGTaacaatttgaaatttgatTATACCACTGAATCCCCAATGACACAATTTGATTTTGTAGCCTCCAAACGATATGTGaacaactttgttcagaatctagGGTAGGCCTACTCTTAACTTGAAAATGATGATGACATAGagcaaaactattttaaaatcatCAGAGTTAGGGGCAAATCAACTTGtctaaaaaatgaattatttttacacgcacacatacgttgtttgtccttttttgataataatcaatttatgacTGATGCATCAATTCATTTCAGTCATTGCCCTTTAAGTAGTCTGATCGTTACACTAAATTACACCAAACAACATAAGAAAACAAATACATGCATATGATCTGGAGGAAGCATACCCAAGACAGGAGTTAGACGGAATACAGGTAGGTCCATCCTCCAGGTTAGCAGGCACTTTTAAAGTCTGTAAAAGAAAGCCTGCATTAGAAGGGACATTCTGCCTTGTCGGAGCTGCTGGTTGGATTATGAGAGCCTGATTGGGGTTCTCATTAGATGTGCCAAgactgggaacactgggaacaTCCTTTTGAGTTGAGGAAGGACTTAGCCTCTGCTGAGCAAAGTGACTGAGGCTATATGGAGGGCCTGGACTGTAGGTCCTGTCATAAGCCTCTGCTGCCTCATTGTGAAAACTGGACTCTGAGGAGAAACCACAGTCAGGTGGGGAAGAGTGGTCCATCTTCCTCTTCTACatggtaaatataaaaacaggaGCAAGTAgtattattttcaaattaaaatccAAGTGTCAAAACATTTGTACTACTTTAATGCATTACAAATATACTAATTCGATCAATCCACTATTCAAGTATTAATAGTTTCTTTAAaagtttcattaatttatttcacagaTTATAATTAGAAATATCAAAGATGGATTTTCTGGgttgatattttaaatattacttgGAGTCAAgtcaaatttaaattaatatgtgctattttttaatcttttcactatcctgacacgCTGCTGTCATGAAGTTcaacaataaaaatggacagattTTCCTGTCCATCTAACTCTGCTAAACAAACTAaagttgtgtctcaaatcagaCACTAATGTTCTATTCTAGACTGTTAATGACTACTAACACTAACTGGTTTTCTTATTATAATTAgtgtttgaataaaaaaaaaccccttcatgtagccttcaaacctaccgAAGTGTCTGCTTTGTGTACCAGTCCTCTGGATTTTCTAGCTTAATcgggccatatcacaccacccagttgtggattattttcctttaacaacacaacacttcccactagactTTTAATCACTGCAAGGAATATATTTCTTTGGTCTTTAGCCACTTACGTTACACATATGTATGTTACTAGCAtaataaaatggtcaaataTTAGAGTACTCCTAAATTGTAAatttggaatttaaaaaaatgtagaggGGTGAAGGCTTGGGGTCGCAGAAAATTTTTAATGGTCATCTGGGATCGTTTACCCAAAGTTTGGGAACTCCTGCCCTAATGTGTACTCTTACATTCTAGGACCTGCCTGTACATTAAatttcatatacatttacactgaaaaaaatttaaatgcagtagaaatgaaaacataacATGTCCATTAACATAGAACAAACAGGTCTGATTACATATTAGCAGCAATAGAGAGTTTTGGATTTAACACTTTatagtttttagttttatgaATTCTCACAATCAGATTTTTAACACGATTTTTTTGCTAGGTACTTTGCTCctagcaaacacacactcacacacacacatttacatacagtatattgatatTTAAACCCAGCTAGCAGCACTAATGTATTGATAACTAGATAAGAATTAGGAATATTGAGGAATATTTGCAGTAGGAGTATGCAATATGGGTATCAGTACTAGGGCACGGACAGGTAAAAACAGCAAcaatgcacaaaaaaacaaacaaaaaagattctgtttaaatgctaagataaaatgctatataataaaatatcaaatgcTTTCATGCCAGAAAGCTTCTTTAACTAAATTTGGTgtgctaaataaaaaatttatgcTGGATTTATGAAAGTTTTGTGAACGTTGATTTTCTTCGTATTCACGTGTGTATGTATACGGCAcaatttcttttgtcataattgaagtattacttttatttgtcttaatttatgggtttgtgttggttcactttcttcatttttcaaattctttaattaatgccaataatataaaacaaagtgTTCTCGATGCTTTTCTTAGTCtagtgacctagtgaactagcatgaggatgtatTTTGAaagagactccaaagcacttctgcaAGTTGCTCTGGAAAAAAATCGTCTgttaaatgctataaatgtaataaaaataagcaatttaaattCAGCAGTAgattccatatataaaagtgcagtaatccatgcaagtTACATGATTTCAAGTCAATCAAGTAAAGGTTTACATTAGTCTTTAGTCTTCTCTTCTTCAGTcttgtaaatttacacacactcaggagcaggaCCAGATATGAAGGTTTTTCAgaatttatgggattttcacgaataccaaatttcttgtgtaaatgctcatactaacaatttacacacaaatccattcatatccagcttgattaATGAGGCCCACTGTTAACAATAATGtgaatgaagttttttttccatataataCATTAGAGTATGCACATTACTGCAAATCAGttatatattttggaaaaaagcCATTTTGTTTAGCAAGTTGAACGTTAGCAGACTGGCTGtaagatacattttaattagTTGGATGCTTCCATATTTTTAAGCCTGTTTTGGATTAAAATATATCTTCAGATTCAGTTTCCTCACCTTTATCCCTCTTTTCAGAGGTTCACCATCAAGAAATATCCCTGTTTTGAAGTCAAAGTTGGTCAGGTCCACAGTATTCCCAATGGATTTGAGCAGTTCGATCTTACTTCTTACTCTTTCACCTTTAGGGCTTCAAAGGGACATTACTGGTTAACAGTAACACATCGATTTATAAAGGTAAACAGTGAAGAACACAGGATGGTTACTGGCAAATAAAATTGTCAAACATACCTTAAGTAGTAGACATCTCTCTGTCCCACACTCACACCAGAACGGCGCAGAACCACTTTGCGTTTCCAGCCCTCTCCCAGAACAGGACAATCCTCCCAGCCATCATCGGAGCCGAACCGCcacttccttttcctcttcctttaaAAGAATGGgcctatatatttatttgcCATAAGCTAAACAGCTAACACAGCAATAATTCCACTTTACATTCATAATTTTTCTGTAATAGACAGCAAATTCATCTTAAACCGATATGAACATACCCCACAGCACCACCACCTCCTCTTCCTCGGTAGTTTCTCTCACTCCCAGCTACACTGCcgcttctctcactctctccagcGAGACTTTCCATCTCAGCGTCCCTGACCCCATCTATATCCCAGCTCTGTGCATCGTCGTCGTCATCCCAGTCCTCCTCCAGAGGTTCAAACCAGTCCACGGAAGGATCATCCAGGTTTTTTACTTGCTCATTTCCGGCTTGTCCAACATTGGTGTCAGTAATGTCTCTGGTCTCTGTGCTGCTGAACAGCGGCTTGTCTTCCTCTCCTACTTtttccatcactgaacagtagTTTTAGAAGCTGGTCTATCCCACAAAAGGCTTAACGAGAACAATTCAACCTTTATAAACTTACAGTTCTCTCTTCAGATACCTAAAAAAAATCTCGCTTTTATAATATTAGCAACCGCTAAAGGTTAGGTGTATGAAGTTAACCAAGTTACGTTAAGCCAAACAGAATTTGATTTCTGGACTGGACTGCATTCTATTCCTCTGCTCCTGCTGCGAACATGTTTTACGACTTGAACAAGAAACCTTAAGTGAATGCTTCAAGTAAGTAGCTGGCTAACTACCTAGGCAATTTTATGCAGATAGCTGGATCGTTTCGTTGACGGAGTGTTCAGTTAAACAACGTAGCTAACACTTACCATTTTCAGTTACACTATGTAGAACAGCCGTGTAATCTTACCTCACAGTTTACCTGTGACGGGTTTCTAAACGAGTTGGTTAGAACACGCTGTTCATTGTGCCATGCTCAGGTTAACAGCTTATTGACCGAAGCGTcgctttagcattagcattagctagcCAATTGTCCGAAGGTGAGCCTGGAGATGGTTACAGGAACTAAGTGAAAAGTTATAGTCGTATAATAAATAGGTaactacatttaaaacattagaTTACATTATGTTATAGTTCACGCATTTCACCAGCACATCCGGTAATAATTCAAAAAGACCGGAAGcggaaatgttttttgtttgaactcCAGGTGCCCAGTTTCTTCAACCCGCCCTCGTCGACTTGCTACtgcggttttttttttgttttgttttgtttgtttgtttgttttttcagttcGAAAATtagaacacacagcagcaaaataaaaacatacacagatcagccataacattaaaaccactgacaggtgaagtgaataacactgattatctcgttaccAGGGGCGGCACTAGGGCTGGGCTACCAGGGCGTAAGCCCCGAATGTTTTTAGTATCTTGGCTTGTACTCATCACTGAGTTTTCATGCGCAGTAGAATACAGTAATATACATTAGAACCGCACATCTGCTCTCTGCGCATCAAACAATGGCTAGGTTTACaggcacatcaatattccgatataaatgaatcatgtaaacgccgcaatccgattgcccgattcagattaagacagtATTACGATTCTCACCACTGGAGTTTTTGTTCCATGTAAaaaccttattcagaaaattcactgaaaggagatatatacATGTGCTCAGTcagcaaggaattgtgggtgctaacagattcTTAGCGAAACAGATGATTACCCAACCCTCTCTGTTTCAAGGAGGTGCTGTCGGGCATTTTTGATGGTGAGAAGTGTTAGTCCTAATTAAATTAGTAAGAAAAAGTAGTAGTAAAACCAAAAACTGAGCATAATGTATAACCAACGGCAGCATCTTGAATGTCCCAGGAAATAACAGTGGGAAAGTAAAGGCACATGTGTAGAtcggcatacttacaacaaccatggaCAGGAATATTCCAGTGCCTTACGCATATAAATACCATATTCGGAATATGTCTGCAGCCTGACtatagaccttaaacagaatttgatgtgcatgtaaacatagtcagtggctacgtttacatgcacaccagtattccgatattaatcagaatttggcaatattctaattagtattgggCCATGTAAATTCCACAATCCGAATggccgattcagattaagacaatattctgattccccaaattttgattcccacccctggaaatTTGTTGCGGTTTGACTAATCAAATTGAATTTGATAACTTTTtgtcagcatggtctgaagatgatgtgatTTGATTTTGAAACCGAAATTGAAACCATAGTATGCAATCGACTCGGCACGAGCCAAGGAATCAGAGGAAAAACgaattttggttttttttttgtatggttcaaaagttatcagcatagctttttttttgtacagttcaAAAGTTAGTAGGATAAACACGAGTGAAACTTTGACCTGTTGGTGGCACTAGTGGTCTTGAAATAGTGACTCCAAATTTGCTAAGGTAACATTTTCCAGACTGTGCTCTATCTGTATGCCAGAATTCAGAACTTTCTGATGTACGGTTCtgtgggctgccatagactcaagagtggaagaagaagaagcagaataataaatatagctgcaagcagcaaatAAGGGGTCTAAAAAGCAGAAATATGCATGTTTCAAATCTTGTGAGCACTAGGTGGCCTTGTTCCGAAACTCTGCAGGTACCCTCAAGTCATGATAGCCATGACATATACTAAGTTTGGTCTGAAAACACTAAAGTGTTAGGTGTAGCCTCATGTCCATTTTGGCGTGTTTGCTATCAAATTCGTTTGCACGTTACTCGAGAACGGTTTGACTAATCAACTTGACTTCCATAATTTTTTGTCAGCATGGTCTGATTTGATTGTCAAATCAGACGAACGGTCTAGGAGGATTttgaaaaagtaggtttttaaagcatttcaaaatggcGGACAGCAAGTTCAGCCGACCATGGCTGAAAGTGTTACTGTTACAGAAAGTGTTACTGTTGAATTCGTTTGCACGTTATTCGAGAACGGTTTGACTAATCAACTTgaacttttttccccatggtctgatgatgatgtgattctATTTTGGTGAAAATCGGACGAAGGTCTAGGAGTTGTTtcgaaaaagtaggtttttttttggaaaattcaaaatggcagaaaatcttATCATCAGAAATTGAAACCATTGTGTGCTATCGACTtggcatgagaaaaaaaaatttgtttctaGCCCTTACGGTTCAAAACTTATTAGCATAAACATGAGTGAAAATGTGGCCTCTTTGTGGCACTAGAGGGCTTAAAATAGCTACTCCAAATTTGCTATGGTAACTTTTCAGACTGTCCTCTATCtttgtgccaaatttcataactttctGATGTACGGTTCTATAGGCTGCCATAGACTCAagagtggaagaagaagaagcagaataataagaagaagaaagctgACAATTACAATAGGTGCCTATGCACCAgcggtgcttggcccctaataaTAAGAAAGTTGACAAGTACAATAGATGCCTATGCCATTAGACttggtgagccacacattcacagacatgctacaatgcctaagcaatcacaggaaagcagagccataactttaggcaaagggtttcaagagtgatttgtagtttcattcatgatgtgtatgaccacggacagtggtggaattctctgactgtaggaggaaaggtctagaggAACAAATTGGCAGGCAaggtggcattgctgcagcattggttagacaggtgtcaagatgatgtgagccaaatttggtgaagattggacaaaatttgtaggtgGAGTAGCAAAAATGCCAATTAGGTCTAAGCATTTTTATGCATGTTATtattacttttgaccagtaggtggcgctggcacaaaatttgttgcatagcctcaggtcatggtcctgaagatgcctaccaagttttgtgtcagtgcgcagTGCTGGGATACAGCCTCAATTCCTGTTTGGCGGTTTCGCCGTCAGATCCCATTACAGACAAActgtttggaatattcaaaattcttttgataacttttgtgaggcttactctcaAGATGACATGTGCCTAATCTGGTGATGATTGGAGATAGGAGGAGcagtgaaaaaacagtttttaaaatccaagatggtcgaCAGTACCaaaagtacacttgaatttcagttgttggtgtgtgttcacttctgCATGCTCCAgtgaattataggaaaaatgaactgtgaatttatcacaaACTTTTCGATGAgctaaggaaaaaaattaaagttatagttcttgaccacaaggtggcacagTCACAAAACATCTTGCGTACAtccagggcatggtcctgaagctACTTATCAAGTTTTGAGATGACACGTATGCATTcctgagatacaccctcacatcctgttttttgcatttgccagagTGTTACAGGAGAACGagtttgaatatcaaaatatgcaaagggattcaagagtgatttgtagtttcacgcATTTTGCCAGTCTGTTATGGGAGTTcagttttgaatatcaaaattccttttgataacttttgttcagacaggtctcaagattaTGTGAGCCAAAATTTGGAGGAACAGTAGCGAAAAACtgttttgacaaaatccaatatggcagaaaatctaattTTCTCGTCTCAACCCAGGGATTCCAAGGAttcctggcttttaaattttgggcGCACacttcaaaagttatgaccataaatacttccaaagttatgaccataaatgtttatatgcatacttccaaattaggcccaaatttgacccgatggtggcgTTGGGGCGTTGGCAGCagttggcccaaatttggtcagaatgtttcttagaccctccccagtcagtgtgccaaatttcacaactttttaccagacggttctatgggctgccatagacaccctagccggaagaagaagaagaaagcataGAATAACAGCAGGGTGCCTATgcatcttaataataataataagaagaagaagaagaaaaagaacctGCGCACATACGCACTTgcggtgcttggcccctaataaTAGGAACACTAATGATTACAAtaggtgcctatgcaccttgggtgcttggcccctaatgATAATAATCCCTACAAAAACAATagagtgtcagcgctttgcgCTTGAACACCTAATAAATGACTTACATGGAGAGTGTCCGTTCGTCACAGTGGctggcagccaatcagaactgatttccagaaaaataaattagcCATATTGGAGTTTACAGTCAAGCCAGTTGGGCCCACCCACTGctggcaaaaagaaaaagtatttgcACGAGCAGGAGCAATAGTTGAGAAAAGAAGCAGCTCCTGAGTGTGGGGAATGATTTTGCTTGTGCATACAGATTTTTTCTTGAGGGTTTAAAACAAGCATGCGGGTTCTCCCCTTTCCACGCATGTACATCTATTTTCCTCTCGCGGTTGTAATTTACAGATTTTTGGCACGGATTTGCCGCCATCCTATTCTCCCAGCAAACACACCTTCCAAACCTTCCCCTAATGTTAGCATATGGTTCCTGTTTGGTTATTTTTTTGGGAACCAATTTCTAACATTCTCTTTATGTTCTATATTTATTACCATAAACTAACTAGGAGGATTTTGTGGGACAACCTAAAAAGAACTTATACAGAACGTTCTCTAGTGGTTATTtctaagttttatttttataaccatAGACAGGGATTTTTTTGATAGACAGGAAGAGCTAGAAATTGCATCATTTTAAAGGAACACATTACAAACTATACGACTTGCAGTCAAAATGCATTAATGACAAAATGAACATTACAATCCAACGATTCCGAGCTATATGCTTTGATGTGCACACTTTTCCCAAAGAAATTTGAACACTTGCACAATTTCAAGACTCTCCTTTTCTCATTGCCATATTGATCATGCTGTTGATGTGTTAAAATTCTGTCCCATACTGCACGGACTGTTGGTTAAAAAAACCATGGGAGTCATTCTTGTTTTTACAACgttttgttaaaaatacatTAGTGTAATCAATTGGAATTTGACTGCTTTTAAAATTTTGATGGAAACAAACTTGCAGTTTCCAAAAGAGTTCATAGAATAGACATAACAAAATACAGGTTTATTGTAGTGTTATACGTGTTTACAATACTGAAGCAAAAGTTTAGCTGTAATATTACAGGAAAAAAGCTTGCATCTCTATTTTAAAAgtagttatgtttgtgtgttcctCAGCTCGTCCAGCAATGTTGTCACAACAGAGGTCATGCATATCAGCCAAATATTTTCTGCCATGTTATTTGAGAATATATTCATGTCAAGCAACAAAATGTTATAATTAATCCCAACTGCAGGGTTAGTTATGTAACTTAGTTTCATAAGCATGGATGAGAAAAtaattttgtagattttttaaCATCATCTTTTTCAGACATAATAGGACTCTCAAGTTGCACTATGTTTTTAGTGTTTCCCAGCCCTGTTCCTGGAGGCATTTTGGATGTTGCCCTTTtcttaattattcatttaagtTCTTAAATCAATTTACTAATCAACTAATGAGTTTAATCAGGTCTGTCAGATTAGGGACATATCCAAAATGTGTAGTGTTGGAATCATTTTGACCTTTTTCAAATAACATTTACAAGTGAACTTTAGTGTAGTagcaatcacacacaaacagatatcACATGACAGTTGTCTGCTTCAGTACATGAATTTTTTACACGCACTGGAAAAAAATTAGTTTCGCATAATTATGAATTTGTCATAGCTGATGATGAGTGGGGTCATTTGTAGAACTATAAAGGTTAATTCAAAGAAAGTGACATTGCATTTTGTATAATATGCTGCAAGAACACTGACAGTgatgtcagtgtttgtgttttttagcACATATAGAAATGGAATTACACAATGAAAGTCTGGAAGGCATAAGAATGgccacaattcaattcaattcaattttatttgtatagcgcttttaacaatggacattgtcacaaagcagctttacagaaataaatggattcacaaaaatatattgtaaatatgtgaatttatccctaatgagcaagccagaggtgacggtggcaaggaaaaactccctgagacaatatgaggaagaaaccttgagaggaaccaggctcaaaagggaacccatcttcatctgggtgcaacggatagtgcaattataaataaatctcttctattattgtgtactatatggacaaatagtgcaattgtgcaaccaataaattcatcacagtttttgcaagaagtccggttggttaaaatctatccactgtccactgatggagtcctgagtacgaaggtgctcgtggcaaccgcagccccaaagccactacagcaatcgcagtcccaagccattacagtacagctccccatatgtgatccccaagccatctccacagccccgaggtggcactatccccagcaatccaaatggttcttcaggccgtccataaggggccacccccagcagcagtgagcgaactcaaccaatgagaactccaaccagaagtagggcatcaggatgggtcaggcagcgaggaggagcagaaggggcatcaggatgggtcaggcagcgagggggagcagaaggggtca encodes the following:
- the mbd1b gene encoding methyl-CpG-binding domain protein 1b isoform X1 encodes the protein MEKVGEEDKPLFSSTETRDITDTNVGQAGNEQVKNLDDPSVDWFEPLEEDWDDDDDAQSWDIDGVRDAEMESLAGESERSGSVAGSERNYRGRGGGGAVGKRKRKWRFGSDDGWEDCPVLGEGWKRKVVLRRSGVSVGQRDVYYLSPKGERVRSKIELLKSIGNTVDLTNFDFKTGIFLDGEPLKRGIKKRKMDHSSPPDCGFSSESSFHNEAAEAYDRTYSPGPPYSLSHFAQQRLSPSSTQKDVPSVPSLGTSNENPNQALIIQPAAPTRQNVPSNAGFLLQTLKVPANLEDGPTCIPSNSCLGICVRCRNSFTSVEGQTMCEKCSKACNASKDNRNITFRKWLPCGFCRACQLTEDCGVCASCRNGKQNPQYRRPIRCRKRKCLCPSLKRRADDVLPLAQCGSVVHRPDRIETINTVSKPSLPDFKESQYSDSDDQSPFYEENDSEGLLRRFRRSCGRCKGCVAKADCGTCDYCIDKPKFGGSNKKRQKCRQRQCQREAKGWTTPGRPRPHYAYTHKVLRRNREKWDFEFSDNECEKERIEKGSVVGVHYVERDKHCISDYNGQNAEIETSQALSEDHLLHLFCDEWTRVNDRKWRRPPATEQHAEEPDEDEMEPTITQIFSLGGDNATDDGLDLELLELLASLRDAPLPVLWCAVLAEGPRLQLLQCSKLSAMADTTVQIEPSFRYHISVQGQPLLPTHWLYHAHPARLTSVAQVATLLEDLERYSVCRGFKSEPSFGSEPIVQVRAATCEFLVVPETQCCARCKSAQQKH
- the mbd1b gene encoding methyl-CpG-binding domain protein 1b isoform X2, with protein sequence MEKVGEEDKPLFSSTETRDITDTNVGQAGNEQVKNLDDPSVDWFEPLEEDWDDDDDAQSWDIDGVRDAEMESLAGESERSGSVAGSERNYRGRGGGGAVGKRKRKWRFGSDDGWEDCPVLGEGWKRKVVLRRSGVSVGQRDVYYLSPKGERVRSKIELLKSIGNTVDLTNFDFKTGIFLDGEPLKRGIKTLKVPANLEDGPTCIPSNSCLGICVRCRNSFTSVEGQTMCEKCSKACNASKDNRNITFRKWLPCGFCRACQLTEDCGVCASCRNGKQNPQYRRPIRCRKRKCLCPSLKRRADDVLPLAQCGSVVHRPDRIETINTVSKPSLPDFKESQYSDSDDQSPFYEENDSEGLLRRFRRSCGRCKGCVAKADCGTCDYCIDKPKFGGSNKKRQKCRQRQCQREAKGWTTPGRPRPHYAYTHKVLRRNREKWDFEFSDNECEKERIEKGSVVGVHYVERDKHCISDYNGQNAEIETSQALSEDHLLHLFCDEWTRVNDRKWRRPPATEQHAEEPDEDEMEPTITQIFSLGGDNATDDGLDLELLELLASLRDAPLPVLWCAVLAEGPRLQLLQCSKLSAMADTTVQIEPSFRYHISVQGQPLLPTHWLYHAHPARLTSVAQVATLLEDLERYSVCRGFKSEPSFGSEPIVQVRAATCEFLVVPETQCCARCKSAQQKH